GTGGATGCGAGATGAACTTCGGGTGTGATGTGCCAGTACCAAGGTCATATTCATGCCTATGCCTGTGCTCATGCATATAAACAAGAGATAAAAAGAATGAAAATAAAATAAATGTATCTGGATCTGGATGTATAACGGATATAAAAATGGACGTTAAGATAATTCGCAGTGGTAAAAGAAAGAAAACGATAAGTGCACGAGAAGTGGACGGTGTGATTCGCTTATACCTTCCATCGGGACTCTCGCACGAAGAGGAATTCAAATATGTCCAGTGGGCGAAGAAGCGTTTCGAGTCGTTGAGACGCAAGAAAGAACTCAAAGCCAGGAACGCCGATGAAATGCTGGAACAATGTGCTCGTGAGCTTAACAAACGTTATTTTGGCGGCGAACTCTCATGGACGCAGATAACCTACACGACCGAGCAGAACGCACGCACGTTTGGAACTTGTAACACGAAACAAAAAACAATCAGGATTTCAGACCGACTGTTGAAAATGCCGAAATTTGTACATGATTATGTTGTAGTGCACGAACTTGCACACTTGAAAGTGCCAGGACATGGACCGGAATTCTGGAAACTCGTGAATATGTATCCTAAAACAGAGCGAGCT
Above is a genomic segment from Methanophagales archaeon containing:
- a CDS encoding M48 family metallopeptidase, which codes for MDVKIIRSGKRKKTISAREVDGVIRLYLPSGLSHEEEFKYVQWAKKRFESLRRKKELKARNADEMLEQCARELNKRYFGGELSWTQITYTTEQNARTFGTCNTKQKTIRISDRLLKMPKFVHDYVVVHELAHLKVPGHGPEFWKLVNMYPKTERARGYLMAVGMND